Proteins encoded together in one Laspinema palackyanum D2c window:
- a CDS encoding RrF2 family transcriptional regulator — protein MELSCKSEYALLALLELASQYDKGEPLQIRQIAAQQNIPDRYLEQLLASLRRCGLVRSQRGAKGGYLLAREPWKITLLDVVTCIEGLDAGLSENDSTPKTLENEVIRDVWKEAQEASKSVLQKYTLKDVCELRNAKQQGDIMYYI, from the coding sequence GTGGAACTTTCCTGTAAAAGTGAATACGCGCTGTTAGCCCTCTTAGAGTTAGCAAGCCAATATGATAAAGGAGAGCCGCTACAAATTCGACAGATAGCTGCTCAACAAAATATTCCTGACCGTTACTTAGAGCAACTTTTAGCCTCCTTACGGCGCTGTGGTCTGGTTCGCAGTCAACGGGGGGCAAAAGGCGGTTATCTTTTGGCTCGGGAACCTTGGAAAATTACCCTCTTAGATGTGGTTACCTGCATAGAAGGATTGGATGCGGGACTCTCGGAAAATGATTCAACCCCGAAAACCCTAGAGAATGAAGTCATTCGAGATGTGTGGAAAGAGGCTCAGGAAGCCTCTAAATCTGTGTTGCAAAAATACACACTGAAAGATGTCTGCGAACTACGGAATGCCAAGCAGCAGGGTGATATTATGTATTACATTTAA
- a CDS encoding iron uptake porin, with the protein MSKVLWNSLLVSPAVLASALVGAALGSGVGASEAIASEIPADWMPTAQANQLAQPTEFSATGVDLSGAIAQVQDQDAPSATETANILKQLTEYGSEADSNLLTQVTSVSQLRDVQPTDWAFQALQSLVERYRCIAGYPDGTFRGNRALTRYEFAAGLNACLERINEIIAAQIEGVLGSDDLITLQRLVEEFGAELATLRGRVDALEVRVTELEANQFSTTTKLFGESIFALSLSEGGNSVGGETDSGVQFGTRTRLAFVTSFTGNDSLYTRLQINNLDAFSGTNTFTPEGDLKFGVGPYQSGSNNVELDWLAYETNIGNARVVFIPVGGIVPDFASTITPLDGDGGSGALSRFGTRAPIYNMVEGSGIGLNFDAGPAEVSLGYLAQNAGTPTRRNGLFDGAYGALAQLVFKPVTGLQLGLTYVNAYRTDMLTGSQLATPVSSLAPPDGLTTISNAYGVQLGYDTGTFAFGGWAGYTNARILDQGLKGDLGIWNWAVNLAVNAGPPGSQFGLVVGMEPQVNRDDFNGALEDPDRSLHVEGFYQYQLTENIAITPGFIWLTAPDHNDLNDDVVIGTIRTTFRF; encoded by the coding sequence ATGTCTAAAGTATTGTGGAATTCGCTGTTGGTCAGTCCAGCAGTATTAGCTTCGGCGTTAGTCGGAGCGGCTTTAGGGTCCGGAGTGGGTGCATCCGAGGCGATCGCCTCCGAAATCCCAGCCGACTGGATGCCAACGGCTCAGGCGAATCAACTCGCCCAACCTACTGAATTTTCGGCAACTGGGGTTGACCTCAGCGGGGCGATCGCCCAAGTCCAAGATCAAGATGCACCGTCGGCCACAGAAACCGCCAACATCTTAAAACAACTCACTGAATACGGATCCGAAGCAGATAGTAACCTGCTCACCCAAGTCACCTCCGTCTCTCAGTTGCGGGACGTGCAACCCACGGACTGGGCGTTCCAAGCCCTCCAATCCCTGGTTGAGCGCTATCGCTGTATCGCCGGTTATCCCGATGGGACCTTTCGCGGGAACCGGGCGCTGACTCGTTATGAATTTGCTGCCGGTTTAAACGCCTGTTTAGAGCGCATCAACGAAATCATTGCCGCTCAAATCGAAGGGGTCCTAGGCAGCGACGACTTGATCACCCTGCAACGGTTAGTTGAAGAGTTTGGGGCTGAACTCGCCACCTTACGGGGTCGGGTGGATGCCCTTGAAGTGCGGGTCACGGAACTTGAAGCCAATCAGTTCTCCACCACCACCAAACTCTTTGGCGAATCCATCTTTGCCTTATCCTTGTCCGAAGGTGGAAATAGCGTCGGAGGCGAAACCGACAGTGGCGTTCAATTTGGAACCCGTACTCGGTTGGCATTTGTGACCAGCTTTACTGGGAACGACTCCCTGTATACCCGACTCCAAATCAACAATCTCGATGCCTTTTCCGGAACGAATACCTTCACCCCGGAAGGCGACCTCAAGTTTGGAGTGGGCCCTTACCAATCAGGCAGCAATAACGTCGAGCTAGATTGGTTAGCGTATGAAACCAATATTGGCAACGCCCGCGTTGTCTTTATTCCTGTAGGCGGTATTGTCCCTGACTTTGCCAGCACTATCACCCCCTTGGATGGAGATGGTGGCAGCGGTGCTCTGTCTCGTTTCGGGACCCGCGCTCCCATTTACAACATGGTTGAAGGTTCGGGGATTGGCTTGAATTTTGATGCAGGTCCCGCAGAAGTCAGCCTGGGGTATTTAGCTCAAAATGCTGGAACCCCGACCCGTCGCAACGGTTTATTTGATGGCGCTTATGGAGCCTTAGCCCAACTGGTCTTTAAGCCCGTTACGGGTCTGCAACTGGGTCTGACTTATGTCAATGCCTATCGTACCGATATGCTCACAGGTAGCCAGCTTGCCACCCCCGTCAGCTCCCTAGCACCCCCGGATGGCTTAACTACCATCAGCAACGCTTATGGGGTTCAACTCGGGTATGATACGGGAACCTTTGCCTTCGGAGGTTGGGCCGGTTACACCAATGCTCGCATCCTCGACCAAGGTCTCAAAGGGGACCTGGGCATCTGGAACTGGGCGGTCAACTTAGCGGTTAACGCTGGACCTCCGGGTAGCCAATTTGGGCTAGTGGTAGGTATGGAACCCCAGGTTAACAGAGATGATTTTAATGGAGCTCTCGAAGATCCAGATCGTTCTTTACACGTTGAAGGGTTTTACCAATATCAGCTCACGGAGAATATCGCCATTACTCCGGGCTTTATCTGGTTGACGGCTCCGGATCATAACGATCTCAATGATGATGTGGTGATTGGAACCATCCGTACCACTTTCCGATTCTAA